Below is a window of Pseudodesulfovibrio sp. 5S69 DNA.
GCCGACAACCAGCGGACGCTCAAGCAGGCCGATGCTCAGGGTCGAGCGGAACTGGGAAAAGAGGGCAAAAAAAAAGCGACCATGGCAAACCAGGCGAAGGTGTGCTGAATGACCATGTCCTAGAACCTCACCTGCACGGGGTCGTTGGGGACACACCGGAAGTCCAGCTCCACGCCCTTGCGGTTCAGGTGGCGCAGACAGGTCTCATCCTCGTCCGACAGGGCGACGCTCGGGGATATCTGGCGCTTGCCCGGACTGTAGTGGACGTTGCCTATGTTCAGTACGTGGAAGTCGAGCCCGGAGTCAAAGGCGCGGCGGGCGTCGGCACAGTTGGAAAAGAGGATGATGGCGTCGTGGTCGCCGGGCGCGGAGAAGAGCCTAGACATGGTCGCAGGCACCTCGTCCACGGTGACAAAGGAACTCTTCACCGCCTGGGGGATGGCCAGGGACATGATCTCCTGCTGAAGGATGTCGTGGGCCAGTTCGTCGTTGGCCACAACAACGTTTTTGGCGCCGGTGTACGGCAGCCACGTCTCGATGATCTGGCCGTGAATCAAGCGGTTGTCGATACGAACGAGAGTCACGGCATCATACCTATTTTTTCGCTTTTTTACGCAGCATCGCTCCGGCGACCTTGATCCCCTGCTGCCCCGCTTCCATGACCTTTTCGGCCAGTTCGGGCAACTTCATGGACCGGGCCTGGAGCGCCGCTACTACCATGGGGAGATTGACGCCGGTAATGACTTCGAGATTTTCCGACTTCATGAGGGAGAGGGACATGGTCGTGGGGGAACCGCCGAACAGGTCGGTCAGAGCCAGGACGCCCTTGCCCTGCTCAAGGGACTGGATCGCCTTGCGCACGCCTTCCAGGGCCTCGTCCACGCCCTTTTGCACGTCAATACCCACGGCCAGGCAGTTTTCCTGCGGTCCCATGACCATTTCCGCGGCCTGGAGCAGGCTCTCGCCGAAGGTTCCGTGGGTGACCAGCACCACGCCGATCACAACGTCTTTTTTGTCAGTCTTTGCAGCCATGTCTAACCGAGTTCCATGTGTCGATGTTCGATCGATACCGTATACCCTTTTTCCTTGAGGGTTGCCAGCACCGACTCGGCCACGGAAACCGACCGGTGTCGTCCGCCGGTACAGCCCAGAGCCAGGGTGATACGGTAGCGCCCTTCTTCGGCGTAAAGCGGCAGGAGATAGAGCAGAAATTCATGGAAACGCTTGATGAACCCGGTGCCCGTCGGGTTGCCCAGGACATAGTCGGAGACCTCCTTGTCCAGGCCGGACATGGGGCGCAGGGACTTGTCGAAATAGGGATTGGGCAGGAAACGGAGGTCGAAGACCAGATCGGCCTCGGACGGGACGCCGTACTTGAAGCCGAAGGTGATGATGTGCACCCGCATGCCCATGCCCACTTCCTCGAGGGACGACCATTTGGTCTGGATGACCCGGCGCAGATCGTGGATGGAATAGTCCGTGGTGTCCAGGACCAGGACCGCCTCTTGCCGCACCGGTTCCAGGAGTTTCTTTTCCATCTCCAGGGCCTGTTCGAGGCCGAGGTTGCGGGATTCCAGCGGATGTGGCCTGCGCGTGGTGGCGTAGCGGCGGACCAACTCGGCCATCTTGGCTTCGAGAAACAGGACCTGCGGGGTGATGCCGAGTTCGGCGAACCCTTCCAAGGCCTTGCCCCAGCCGTCCACGAACTCGAACTGACGCAGGTCCATGCCGAGCGCCAGGCCGCGATACTTGGTGTCGAAGGAGAGGATGAGGTCGGCCAGCTTGGGCGACATCTCGGAGGGCAGCCCGTCGATGCAGAAGAACCCCAGGTCTTCGAAGACCCGGATGGCGGTGCTCTTGCCGGATCCGGAGAGCCCGGTGACGATCACTACGGGGAAGGGGTTGGTCGAGGTCAACGGAGTCCGCCCATGAGGTTATACGACCTTGAGAAGGGCCCAAAGGGCTTCGAGATCATCGGCCGACAGGAACGCCTTGCGGAATTCCTCGTCCTTGAGAAGACGGGAGATCTGGGCCAGGACGCGCAGGTGCATACCCGCCACCTGTTCCGGGGCGAGTACCAGGAAAAATATGGTGCACGGGCTGTGGTCGAGCGCCTCGAACTCCACGCCCTTGCGGCTGCGGCCCACGACCACGATGACCTTTTCCAGGTCTTCGAGCTTGCCGTGGGGGATGGCGATGCCGTCCCCTATGCCGGTGGAGCCGAGTCCTTCACGATCGAGAAGGACTCGGACCGCGCGGTCCGTGTCCATCTCTGGATATTGCTCGCCCAAGGGGGCGACGAGTTCCTTCAGTACGTCCGACTTCGTCTCGGACTCGAGTTCGGGAAGGATCAGTTCCTTCGCCAGATAATCACTGAGTTTCATGCTTAGTTTCCGGGGTCGATAAGGCCGTAATCGCCGTTCTTTCTCTTGTATATCACGTTGACGCCGTCGGTCTCCGCGTTGAGGAAGACCAGGAATTCATTGTCACGGGCATCGAGCTGCATGGCGGCCTCGTCCACGGACATGGGCTTGGGCTCGTATGCATCGGTGCCGACGATGGTGGGAGACGAACCGGGGGCGATGTCCTCGTAGGACAGGTAGTTCATCTGGACCATTTTATTGGGACGCGCCTGTCTGGGGCGGTTCTTCATCTTTTCACGCATCTTGCGAAGCTGGGCTTCCAGCTTGTCCAGGACCATGTCGATGGTGGAGTACATGTCTTCCGAGTCTTCATAGGCCGAGATATGGATGCGATCCGAATTCAGGATCACGTCCGCCTTGTGGCGGAACTTGTCGACCAGCAGGTTGACCTGGAGATCGGCCTCCGCGTCGGGAACGTATTTCGCTACCTTTTCAAAACGCTTTTCCGCGTACCCCTTGAGGTGATCGGAAGGATCGAAGTTCTTGAAAGTGAAGCTGATGTTCATACGCTGCCTCCTGGTTGAGAGTGCTTCAAGCAGAATCTAGAAGTACTGCTTACGTTTTGAAGACGAAGGAATGCCCATGGCCGAGCGGTATTTGGCGACCGTACGCCGGGCGATGTTCACTTCCAGCTTTTCCTGGAGGATTTCGCCGATTCGCTCGTCGCTGAGCGGTTTCTTCGTGTCTTCGTCTGCGATCATTTGCTTGATGAGCGCCTTGACGCTCTCCGAGCCCACCTGGGAACCGTCGTTCAGGTCCAGGGCCGAGTTGAAGAAGAACTTCAACTCGAAAATGCCGTGCGGCGTTGAAACGTACTTATTGGTCGTAATCCGGCTCACGGTGGATTCGTGCATTTCGATGTCCTCCGCCACCTCCTTGAGGATCAGGGGTTTGAGCTTTGTCACGCCCTCCTCGAAGAATGCCCGTTGGAAGCCGACAATGCTCTCAACTACTTTATACAGGGTTCGCTGCCGCTGGTACAGACTTTTCATCAACCATGCGGCGGAACGCATCTTTTCCTGAAAATACTCCTTCTCCTTGTCGGCCGCCCCCTTCATGGAATCCATGTAGAAGGTGTTCATCTGCAACCTCGGCATGCCGTCCTCGTTGAGGATGATGACGAAGTCGTCGCCGTACTTGTAGACGAACACGTCCGGACTGACGTAATGCGGCTCGGTGCTGGAAAAATTGGCACCCGGCATGGGATCGAGCGTCTGCATCAGATCCAGGTACGCCTTGAGATCGTCCATGGATATCTTGAATTTGCGCGCCAGAGGCTTGTAGCGGTTCTTTTCCAGATCCTCCAGGTGATCGCTCACCAGGGAGACCAGGATCGGATCGTCGTATCCGAGGACTTCCATCTGGACCAACAGGCACTCCTGCGGGGTGCGGGCCCCCACGCCGACCGGGTCCAGATGCCGGATACGGTTCAGGACGGACTCGACCTCTTCATCGGAGGCCTGGACCATAGCGGTCAGTTCCTCCATGGAGGCCTGAAGATAGCCGTTGGAATCGAGGTTGCCGAGGATGACATCGCCGATGGCCAGTTCGTGCTCGGTGAAATTGGACAAACGCATCTGCCAGTTCAGATGTCCCTCCAACGAGGGCTTGGAGGCCAGGCGGGCTTCCAAGGACATGCCCTCCTCGGGCATCTCCATGTCGCGGGACAGGGCTTGCTTGGAGGTGGAGGAAAATTCGCCGAGGTAGTTCTCCCAGTCCGCGTTGCGGACCAGTTCCTCTTCGGCCTGGGATTCGGTCAGCACTTCCGGCTTGTCGGGGACCTCGGTGTCGGTCTCGGTTTCGTCAAGGAAAGGATTCTCCAACAATTCCTGCTGCACCGTCTCCAGCAGTTCAAGCCGCGACAATTGCAGCAGCTTGATGGCCTGCTGCAACTGGGGCGTCATGACCAGTTGCTGTGAGAGCTTGAGCTGTTGCCGAAGTTCCAATCCCATGATTCGTTACTCGCTTGAGGTTGTGCTTATCGGTTGCCGGATAAAGAAACTTTTTTTCGACCGCCAGATATTTTTTCCGGTTCAACTATGTCATAGCGGATTAAAGGATGCAACACAATTGTGCTAACATCCTGTTTCTATTAATAATTAATCAAATATGTTCTGGTATGAAAAAAGTGTACCAACCTTTGGGGACGGTGTAAATCGGGAAAGCGGAAAAAAAGACGGGAGGGGGCGGCTTACAACCGAAAATCCTCGCCCAGGTATATCTGCCGGGCGCGGCTGGACTTGACGATCTCGGAAGGAGCCCCTTCCAGGATGATCGTGCCTTCGTATACCAGATAGGCTCGGTCGCAGATATTCAGGGTTTCCCTGACGTTGTGGTCGGAGATGAGGATGCCGATTTCCATGGACTTGAGCACGGAGATGATCTCCTGGATGTCGATGACCGCGATGGGATCAATGCCCGCGAAGGGCTCGTCCAGCAGAATGAATTGGGGATCGAGGATGAGCGCCCGGGCGATCTCCAGCCTGCGCCGCTCGCCGCCGGACAGGAACATGGCCGCCTGATCCGCCAGCTTGGTGATGGTGAACATCTCCAGGAGTTCATCGGCCCTGGCCCGTTGTTGCCGCGAGGTCAGGGAGGTCTGTTCGAGGATGATCTCCAGGTTCTGGCGCACGGTCAACTTCTTGAAGATGGAGCTCTCCTGGGGCAGATAACTCACCCCCATGCGGGCTCGCTCATGCAGGGGTTTGCCCGTGAGCACGCGACCGCCCAGGGAAACCTCCCCGGTGTTGGGCTGGACGATGCCCACAAGCATGTAGAACGTGGTCGTCTTGCCCGCGCCGTTGGGGCCGAGCAGGCCGACCACCTCGCGGGCGTCGAGTTTGATGTTGATACCGTGCACGACCTCTTTCTGGCCGTACCGCTTGGACAGGTTCGTTGCGCGCAGACCCTCGGCCATCTACTGCACCTTCAGGTTGCCGGGGGTCATGAACACGGCCTTGACGCGTTGCTTGCCGCCGATGACCTCGGACCGGTCATCCTTGATGTGGAAGTTGATGACTTCGCCGGTCAGAGAGTTGGGGCCGTCCTGGAGCTTGGGATTCTGTTCCATCTTGAGAAGCTGCGGGCCCACCAGGTAGGTCAGCATGCCGCAGGTTCCCTCTGTGGTCCCCTTCTTGGCCCGCACGTTGCCTTCGGCCACGATGCGGTCCACACTGTCGGCGGAGAATTTCTTGTCGGTACTGGACGCGAGATAGGCCGAGAGCTTGTCGGCCCACAGAGTCAGCTCGCCGTGGGTGGCGATCACGTGGCCCACGAAGGAAATGACCTTGCCGGTCTCGTCGTAGGTCATGCGGTCGGAGGTGATCTTCACCGGCATGCGGCTCGGGTCCACGCCCACCGGGATGGGCGCGGGCGGCGTTTCGGCCACCTGGGCCTTGACCTCGCCCTCACCGGAATCCTTCCGGGGCGCGGCGACGGGTTTCGCCTCGGCCTTCCCGGCTTTAACCACCTTGAGATACTTGGCGTTGGCGTAGCCGACGGCCTTGGCCGGGTCGCGGTCCTTCTCACCCAGTTCGAACACGGCCAGCCAGCCGTTCTTGGGGAAGTCGGTCCGGACCCGCTGCCCCTTGGCCAGGGTGACCACGTGCTCGGCGCCGGGTTCGGGAGCCTTGCGGACATTGAGGTTGACCGTGGCCTCGCGCACCTCGCCCCAATCCTGGGCCAAGGCCCGGACCGGAACCAGCAGCAGGGCCAGCACCAGCAGTATTCCCGTATGGCGAACCGTTTTCAGCAACGTATCATTCCTTGTTATCTTGCAAAGGACTCCTTCCCAGTCCTTTGGGGGCCAGCAGCGCTTCCACGCCGCCTGCGGCCACCAGTTGTCGCGAGACCAGATCGATTTCCAGGGCCTTGGCCTGGACGGTCATGTCCGGTCGGCGCACCGTGACGCCGCCCTTGAGATACACTTTACCTATTGCGCCCACATAATCAAGATGCTGGGCGTCCAGGGCCATGTTGCCGAACCGGCCGCTGACCCCGTCGTACAACGTCAGGTTGTCGTTTTTCTGATCCACCTCGCCCCGGTCCGCCTGAACATAGACCTCCCGGCGGTCCTCGCCGAAATAGGCGGTCAGCTGGGGGAAATCCACGGCGATCATGCCAAGCTCCTGGTTGTATTTGGCGCTCTTGGCCAACAGCTTCCAGGTCATGCTGCCTTCCTTGCCCTGGACCAGTTCGATGTCCTCGGCCGAGACGTCGGCGTCGGCGAACACATCCTCGCGGGACACGGGTGCCTGCGCGGCGGTATCCTGGTTTTCCAGGATGGGTTCGGAGAAAAAGAGCGCGTTGGCGCCCAGGCCGAGGAGCAACCCCAGGGCGAAGATGATGAGAAGGACCAGAGCAGGACGCCCTTTCATCTAATCCACCCAGCGCCGCAGGGCCTGATCCTTGAGCCCCCGTGCTTCGAGAATGAATGCGATGGCCTCGCGGACGGCGCCCTGCCCGCCCTTGCGGGTGGACACCCAGTCCGCGGCCTCGATCGCCTCGGGCACCGCGTTGGGCACGCTCAGGGCCAGCCCCGCGCGGCGCATCACGGCCAGATCGATCCAGTCGTCGCCCATGTAGGCGGCTTCTTCCGGAGCGACCCCGACATCTTCGCACATCTTCTCGAAGAGGGGCAGCTTGCGGTGGCGGCCCGCGTAATAATGTTCGATCCCGAGTTCATTGACGCGCTTCTCCACCGGCTTCTGGTCCAGCCCGGTAATGACCCCGATCTCAAGGCCCACAGTCTGGGCCACCTTGATGCCGAGGCCGTCCTGCACGCTGAACCGCTTCATGAGGATGCCCTCGTCGCCGTAGTACAGACCGCCGTCGGTCAGCACGCCGTCCACGTCGAGCACCAGCAGCCTGATTTTTTTCGCCAGTGCGGTTGCTTCAGCCACGATTGATCTCCCACAGGGCCAGGAGCCGCTTCAGCAGGGCTTCGACCTCGTTCAGGGGCAGGGAATTGGGGCCGTCGCACAGCGCCTTGTCCGGGTTGGGATGGACTTCCATGAACACGCCGTCCGCGCCCGCGGCCACGGCGGCCGAGGCCAGGACCGGCACGTATTCGCGCTGTCCCCCCGACGCGCCGCCCAATCCGCCGGGCAGTTGCACCGAGTGGGTGGCGTCCATGATCACCGGGACGCCGAAGGCCCGCATCTGGGGAATGGAGCGCATGTCCACCACCAGGTTGTTGTAGCCGTAAGTGGAGCCGCGCTCGGTCAGCCAGACCTGGTCATTGCCCGCCGCGCGGAGCTTGTCGACCACGTTCTTCATGTCCCAGGGGGCCAGGAACTGCCCCTTCTTGACGTTGACCACCCTACCCGTTTCGGCGGCGGCCACCAGCAGGTCCGTCTGGCGGCAGAGGAAGGCCGGAATCTGCAGGACGTCCGCCACTTCGGCCACGGGTGCGGCCTGCTCGGGGTGGTGGATGTCCGTGACCACGGGCAGGCCCGTAGTCCGCTTGACCTCGGCCAGGATCTTGAGCCCCTCTTCCAGTCCCGGCCCACGAAAACTGGTCAGCGAGGTCCGGTTGGCCTTGTCGAAAGAGCTCTTGTAGATGAGGGGGATGTCCAGTTTGGCGGCCAGTCCGGCGAGCACACCGGCGGTCTGAAGCGCGATCTCCCTTGTCTCAATGGCACAGGGTCCGGCCAGAATGAACGGGCCGGACCGGCTGGCGGTATACAGGTCTGCCATAGGCTACTTCTTGGCCTTCTCGTCTTTGGATGCCTTGATGAATTCCCTGAACAGCGGATGCGGCTTCATGGGATTGGACTTGAATTCCGGGTGGAACTGGCAGCCCAGGAACCAGGGATGGCCGGGCAGCTCCACGATCTCCACCAGGGATTCGTCCGGAGCCGTGCCGGACAAGACCATGCCGTTCTGCTCGAACTGCTCGATGTACTTGTTGTTGTACTCGAAGCGATGGCGGTGCCGCTCGTCGATGTTCGCGGCCTTGTAGGCCTCATAGGCCTTGGTGTCTTTCTTGAGCTTGCACGGGTAGGAACCCAGGCGCATGGTACCGCCCTTCTCGGACTCCTCGCAACGGGTCTCGGTCTTCTTGGTCCGGAAGTCGAACCACTCCTTCATCAGGTAGATGATATTGTGCGGGGTGGCCTTGTCGAACTCCTCGGAGTTGGCCCCTTCCAGGCCGATAACGTTGCGGGCGAATTCGATACAGGCGCACTGCATGCCCAGGCAGATGCCGAAGAAGGGCACCTTGTTCTCACGGGCGTACTTGATGGACAGGATCTTGCCCTCGATCCCGCGCGAACCGAAGCCGCCGGGCACCAAGATGCCGTCCAGCCCCTTGAGTTTCTTCTCCACGTTGGCCGCGGTGACCTTTTCGGAATTGACGTACTCCAGCTCCACCTTGACCTCGTTGGCCACGCCGCCGTGGATCAGCGCCTCGTGCAGGCTCTTGTAGGCCTCGGTCAGGTCGACGTACTTGCCGACGATGCCGATCTTGACCGATCCCTTGGGGTTGTCCAGGTTGTAGACGAGGTTTTCCCAGGGGGCGAGTTCGGCGTTCTTGGCGGGCAGCTTCAGGAGGATGGCGATCTTCTGGTCCACGCCTTCGTTGTAGAATTCAAGCGGCACCTTATAGATATTGTCCACATCCACGCCGGTAAACACGGCGTCCTGGTCCACGTCGCAGAACAGGGCGATCTTCTTTTTGAGATCCTCGGGCAGGCGCACTTCGGAGCGGGCGATGATGATGTCGGGCTGGATGCCCACGCTGCGCAGCTCCTTGACCGAGTGCTGGGTGGGCTTAGTCTTCAGTTCGCCCGCGGCCTTGATGTACGGCACCAGGGTCAGGTGAATGAACAGGACGTTCTCCTTGCCCAGGTCGTTCTTGAGCTGGCGGATGGCCTCCAGGAACGGCTGGCCCTCGATGTCGCCCACGGTGCCGCCGATCTCGATCAGGGCCACGTCCTCGCCGTTGGGCAGGTTGATGACCGCCTCCTTGATGGCGTCGGTGATGTGCGGGATGACCTGCACGGTGCCGCCCAGGTAGTCGCCGCGCCGCTCCTTCTGGATGACGGAGTTGTAGATGGAGCCGGAGGTGTAGTTGTTCTGCTGGCTCAGGGCCGTGCCCAGATAGCGCTCGTAGTGGCCGAGGTCGAGGTCGGTCTCGGCGCCGTCATCGGTGACGTACACCTCCCCGTGCTGGAAGGGGTTCATGGTGCCGGGGTCGACGTTGATGTAGGGATCAAGCTTCTGAATGGTGGCTTTGAGACCGCGGGCCTGGAGAAGTGCGCCGATGGATGCCGCGGCCAGGCCCTTGCCCAGGGAGGAAAGAACACCACCGGTAATAAATATGAACTTGGTTTTCATACGTCAGAAAGCCCCTTGGTTATGCTTGAATTATAAGGATATATTATGACCGATCTCTTCTTTCGGCCATGTTGACTGTCGTGCGTCGGACACGTATGTTCCTGCCCAGCACGTCGCTGCTTCGCAAATTTTGCAGGGTACTGCGACAAAGTCAATATGAAGAGGAGATTTTCATGGCCCGCGTCAATGCACTCGTCATCACCGGATACGGCACCAACTGCGAGAAGGAATCCGCCTACGCCCTGCAGGAAGCTGGTGCGGATAATGCCGATATCGTTTACTTTTCCGATCTCGCAGCGGGCCATGTCCGCATGGACGACTACAACTACCTGCTCTGCCCGGGCGGATTTCTCGACGGCGACGACCTGGGTGCGGCCCAGGCGGCGGCCCTGCGCTGGCGGTGGTCGAACGACGCGGACGGCAAGCCCGTCCTGGATCAGTTGAAGGGTTTCTTCGACAAGGGCGGCATCATCCTCGGCATCTGCAACGGCTTTCAACTGCTCTGCAAACTCGGCCTGCTCCCGGGCATCGGCGGCCGCTACTTCGAACGCCAGGTCTCCCTGTCCTACAACGACTCCGGCCGGTTCGAGGACCGCTGGGTGCGGCTCAAGACCAACCCGGCCTCGCCCTGCGTGTTCACCAAGGGCATCGAGTATCTCGACGTGCCCATCCGCCACGGCGAGGGCAAGATCATCCCCATGGACGACGCCACGTTCCAGGCGTTGCAGGACGAAAATCTCATCGCGGTCCAGTACGTCCACCCCGAGACCAACGAGGTGACCCTGGAATACCCGTTCAATCCCAACGGCTCTCCGCTGGGCATCGCCGGGCTGACCGACCCCACCGGCCGCATCCTGGGCCTCATGCCCCACCCCGAGGCGTACAACCACAAGACCAACCACCCGTCCTGGACGCGCGGCACCGATCCGGCCATCCCGCTCGGCCTGACCATGCTCGAAGCCGGGGTGCGCTACCTTAAAGAGAGGTAGCCCCGGCCATGGCCGTACCCTCTGCGCCCCAACCGCCTGCCGGGACCACCTGGCGCGACCTCATGGACGTGGCCTTCGGCGAGGCGTGCAAGGCCGCCCAGGCGGGCGAGGCCCCCATCGGCGCGGCCCTGTTCACGCCCACGGGCACCCTGCTCGCCGCGGCGCACAACCGGCCCATCGCCAGCCACGATCCCACCGGGCACGCGGAGATTCTCTGCCTGCGCGAGGCGGCCCGCGTGCTGGGCAACTACCGCCTGCCGGACACTATCATGGCCGTAACCCTGGAGCCGTGTCTGATGTGCACGGGCGCGCTTATCCACGCCCGGGTGGCCGGGGTGGTTTTCGCGGCCCGGGACGAACGCGCCGGGGCCCTTGTCTCCAATATGCAGGGCTGCTCCCTGCCGTTTGCCAACCATCGGCTGTGGACCATGGAGGGCGTCATGGGAACCGAGTGCTCCGCCCTGCTCAAACGATTTTTCCTGGAGCGGAGAAAATAGGCCGTCCCTCTTTACAACGGGATAATCCGCCTTATTTTCTCCTATTCAGACCTATATATCTATTCAGGAGAGACATATGATCATCGCACTGCCCACCCGCGACGGCCTTATCGACGACCATTTCGGCCACTGCGACCACTATACGCTCGTGACCGTGCAGGACAACCGGATCGCCTTCAGCGAACGCATGGATTCCCCCCAGGGATGCGGCTGCAAGTCCGACATCGCCCCCA
It encodes the following:
- a CDS encoding nucleoside deaminase translates to MAVPSAPQPPAGTTWRDLMDVAFGEACKAAQAGEAPIGAALFTPTGTLLAAAHNRPIASHDPTGHAEILCLREAARVLGNYRLPDTIMAVTLEPCLMCTGALIHARVAGVVFAARDERAGALVSNMQGCSLPFANHRLWTMEGVMGTECSALLKRFFLERRK